In one Bacillus sp. SM2101 genomic region, the following are encoded:
- the splB gene encoding spore photoproduct lyase: protein MVKPFMPQLVYYEPNAITYKLGEELLDKFNDLGVEIRKTTSHNQVRNIPGEGHLQQYRNAKSTLVIGVRKTLKFDSSKPSAEYALPLATGCMGHCHYCYLQTTMGSKPYIRTYVNVEEILDQAHQYMVERSPEETRFEASCTSDIVGIDHLTHTLKRTIEYFGQSDLGKLRFVTKFSHVDHLLTANHNGKTRFRFSINADYVIKNFEPGTSPLSDRIDAAKKVVDAGYPLGFIVAPIYLHEGWKEGYRNLFIKLDEQLPKTQRDDITFEMIQHRFTKPAKRVIEKNYPKSKLKMEEEDRRYKWGRYGIGKYIYQKDEEAELKDTLESYVDQFFPEAKIEYFT, encoded by the coding sequence ATGGTAAAGCCCTTTATGCCACAGCTTGTCTACTATGAACCTAATGCTATAACTTATAAGCTTGGTGAAGAGCTTTTAGATAAATTTAACGACTTAGGCGTCGAAATAAGAAAAACGACCTCTCATAATCAAGTAAGGAATATACCAGGTGAAGGTCATTTGCAACAATATCGTAACGCTAAATCAACGTTAGTGATAGGTGTTAGAAAAACGTTAAAATTTGATTCATCGAAGCCTTCGGCTGAATATGCACTTCCTTTGGCGACTGGATGTATGGGACATTGTCATTATTGTTATTTACAAACGACGATGGGAAGCAAACCTTATATTAGAACGTATGTCAATGTAGAAGAAATTCTTGATCAAGCTCATCAATATATGGTTGAGCGTTCACCAGAGGAGACAAGATTTGAAGCCTCTTGTACTTCAGATATTGTAGGGATCGATCACTTAACACATACTTTAAAACGAACAATAGAGTATTTTGGACAAAGTGATTTAGGTAAATTACGGTTCGTCACAAAATTCTCCCACGTAGATCATTTGTTAACTGCTAACCATAACGGAAAAACTCGCTTTCGCTTTAGTATCAATGCAGATTATGTCATAAAAAATTTTGAACCAGGTACGTCGCCATTATCAGATCGAATTGATGCAGCTAAAAAAGTTGTAGATGCAGGGTATCCATTAGGTTTTATTGTAGCCCCTATTTACTTGCATGAAGGGTGGAAAGAGGGATATCGAAATTTATTCATCAAACTAGATGAACAGCTACCAAAAACACAAAGAGATGATATTACCTTTGAGATGATTCAACATAGATTTACGAAGCCAGCTAAACGTGTGATCGAAAAAAACTATCCAAAATCAAAGCTCAAAATGGAGGAAGAAGATAGAAGGTATAAATGGGGGAGGTATGGAATCGGAAAATATATCTATCAAAAAGATGAAGAGGCAGAACTTAAAGATACATTGGAAAGTTATGTAGATCAATTTTTTCCAGAAGCAAAAATTGAGTATTTTACTTAA
- a CDS encoding transcriptional regulator SplA domain-containing protein yields the protein MDNKQVKAGDQVYVIYRNPHTPNVANIEQAEIVAHPENNNDVALFLHESFHLIDEDDAVYPTYEEAEKAFNNIFDYEQD from the coding sequence ATGGATAACAAACAAGTTAAAGCAGGAGATCAGGTGTATGTGATATATCGCAACCCTCATACCCCAAATGTAGCAAATATTGAGCAAGCTGAAATAGTAGCACATCCAGAAAATAACAATGATGTTGCACTTTTTCTTCATGAATCTTTTCATTTAATTGACGAGGATGATGCAGTTTATCCTACGTATGAAGAAGCAGAAAAAGCGTTCAATAATATATTTGATTACGAACAAGACTAA
- a CDS encoding DUF4825 domain-containing protein has product MNFRSKLIILLLISGLGLYGVVNVIVLPKINANEKQYAIEQQDPLTHDFDRILSYKNQYMGNAANLGMLFDHLPLNDIQRTYQSYPELLTFEIIYQEKILNSNKENVERAFIYNATAAFALIDNLEGLYFSLDDERYKVSRTSLEQWYGVDLRSLTHKSIWEEKIQNRLADNNISITTVFERETY; this is encoded by the coding sequence ATGAATTTTAGAAGCAAATTAATTATATTGTTATTAATATCAGGGTTAGGGCTGTATGGAGTTGTTAATGTGATCGTATTGCCAAAAATAAATGCAAATGAAAAACAATATGCCATAGAACAACAAGACCCACTAACACATGACTTTGACCGTATTCTAAGTTATAAAAATCAATACATGGGAAATGCTGCGAATCTGGGTATGCTTTTTGATCACTTACCATTAAACGATATTCAAAGAACTTATCAATCGTACCCAGAGTTACTTACTTTTGAAATTATCTATCAGGAAAAAATATTAAATAGTAACAAAGAAAATGTTGAAAGAGCTTTTATTTACAATGCGACAGCTGCTTTTGCGCTCATAGATAACTTAGAAGGTTTATATTTTTCACTTGATGATGAAAGGTATAAAGTTTCACGTACAAGTCTTGAGCAATGGTATGGGGTAGATTTGAGAAGTTTAACGCATAAAAGTATATGGGAAGAAAAAATCCAAAACAGGTTAGCTGATAATAATATTAGTATAACAACAGTATTTGAAAGAGAAACATATTGA
- a CDS encoding PadR family transcriptional regulator, producing MSEISISRELIRGNIDTIILCVLLEHDNYGYEIIKAIAKKSNGTYELKETSLYTSLKRLESQKLIQSYWGNESQGGRRKYYKITSLGTETYRKNLSAWKTAKTLIDQLIE from the coding sequence ATGAGTGAGATAAGCATTAGTCGAGAGTTGATTCGTGGAAATATTGATACGATTATTCTTTGCGTACTGTTGGAACACGATAATTATGGTTACGAAATAATAAAAGCAATTGCAAAGAAAAGTAATGGAACATACGAATTGAAGGAAACTTCATTATATACAAGTTTGAAAAGACTGGAATCACAGAAGCTAATTCAATCTTATTGGGGAAATGAAAGCCAAGGGGGGAGAAGGAAGTATTATAAGATAACCTCATTGGGAACAGAAACTTATCGAAAGAACCTTAGCGCTTGGAAAACTGCAAAAACGCTAATTGATCAATTAATTGAGTGA
- a CDS encoding permease — protein MWINTLHSFLYIALELTVLFVVISFVISLLQGFIPYEKIEKKLIGKNKIIAAFSAVIFAFITPFCSCSTIPIVVNMLKKKLPFGIVMIFLFSSPVLDPTILTVMGVILGWKVTIIYTIVTTMISIIIGFILEALGFEKYVKNVVMSGYEERQKKFNFKLAIKETIDLMKNVYPYLIIGAAIGAVIHGLVPTEWISSAFGNEHWWLIPIAAIVGIPLYIRLSSMIPISQILIMKGMALGPVMAMMISSAGASLPEVILLKTIFKKELVTTFVLSVVIMSTISGFIFYMI, from the coding sequence ATGTGGATTAATACATTACATAGCTTTTTGTATATTGCATTAGAATTAACAGTTTTATTTGTCGTAATTTCGTTTGTCATTAGTTTATTACAAGGCTTTATTCCATACGAAAAAATTGAGAAAAAGTTAATAGGGAAAAACAAAATAATCGCAGCTTTTTCAGCAGTCATATTTGCATTTATAACACCGTTTTGTTCATGCTCGACAATTCCAATTGTAGTTAATATGTTAAAGAAAAAATTACCCTTTGGGATCGTAATGATCTTCTTATTTTCTTCACCTGTTCTTGACCCGACTATTTTAACGGTGATGGGAGTTATTCTAGGTTGGAAGGTAACGATTATTTATACAATCGTCACAACAATGATCTCGATTATTATTGGATTTATTCTTGAGGCACTTGGTTTTGAAAAGTATGTCAAAAATGTTGTGATGTCTGGGTATGAGGAACGACAGAAAAAATTTAACTTTAAACTAGCAATAAAGGAAACAATTGATCTTATGAAAAATGTATACCCATACCTTATTATTGGTGCTGCAATTGGTGCAGTTATTCATGGTCTTGTACCTACAGAATGGATTTCTAGTGCATTTGGTAATGAACACTGGTGGTTAATTCCTATTGCAGCTATCGTTGGAATACCGTTATATATAAGGCTTTCTAGCATGATTCCTATTTCACAAATATTAATAATGAAAGGGATGGCGTTAGGTCCAGTAATGGCAATGATGATCAGTTCAGCAGGAGCCAGCTTACCAGAAGTCATTTTATTAAAAACAATCTTTAAAAAAGAGCTAGTTACAACGTTTGTACTTTCTGTAGTCATTATGTCAACCATTTCAGGCTTTATTTTCTATATGATCTAA
- a CDS encoding metalloregulator ArsR/SmtB family transcription factor, with amino-acid sequence MKFKALADKKRLQIMNILTQKGGMCVCDLAPLVNMTQSKLSYHLKILYDANILTRETRGTWSYYELNMEEVNHLLSEELCCLFRPKS; translated from the coding sequence ATGAAGTTTAAAGCACTTGCGGACAAAAAAAGGTTACAAATTATGAATATTTTAACGCAAAAAGGGGGTATGTGTGTATGTGATTTAGCCCCATTAGTAAATATGACTCAATCTAAATTATCATATCATCTGAAAATATTATATGATGCAAACATTTTAACAAGAGAAACGAGAGGAACATGGAGCTACTATGAGCTAAATATGGAAGAAGTCAACCATTTGCTTTCTGAGGAACTATGTTGCTTATTTAGGCCAAAATCTTAA
- a CDS encoding NUDIX domain-containing protein — protein sequence MEKELIKVFDESQNECGVATRDEVHKFGYWHETFHCWFIRKDDGKDYIYFQKRSAIKKDYPNLLDITAAGHILAHETMSDGVREVHEELGIQVTMEELVSLGIFKYCVIHEQLVDKEIANVFLLDYKSNMENFKLQKEEVSGIVKVDFNHFSELWLGGRTDLNIVGFEIDENGRRLPIDQIVSKAEFVPHEQVYYESIISKINKYIKKN from the coding sequence ATGGAAAAAGAATTAATTAAGGTCTTTGACGAGTCCCAAAATGAATGTGGTGTAGCTACTAGAGATGAAGTACATAAATTTGGTTATTGGCACGAAACATTTCATTGCTGGTTTATTAGAAAAGATGATGGAAAAGATTATATTTATTTTCAAAAACGGAGTGCAATTAAAAAGGATTATCCTAACCTTTTAGACATTACAGCTGCTGGACATATATTAGCTCATGAAACGATGAGCGATGGAGTGAGAGAAGTTCATGAAGAGCTTGGTATTCAAGTAACGATGGAAGAACTTGTTTCATTAGGGATCTTCAAATATTGTGTGATTCATGAACAATTAGTCGATAAGGAAATAGCAAATGTTTTCCTATTAGATTATAAAAGTAATATGGAAAACTTCAAACTACAAAAGGAAGAAGTATCGGGAATTGTGAAAGTCGATTTTAATCACTTCAGTGAACTGTGGTTAGGAGGTAGAACAGATTTAAACATAGTTGGATTTGAAATTGATGAGAATGGGAGAAGATTGCCTATAGATCAAATTGTGAGTAAAGCCGAATTTGTGCCACATGAGCAGGTGTATTATGAAAGTATTATTTCGAAAATAAATAAATACATCAAAAAAAATTGA
- a CDS encoding NUDIX domain-containing protein — MKLRQMAVAFLINEEQQVLFLQKKPKDTFLAGLLVPIGGHIEGEEICDPKSACIREIAEETGLSSSCIDNLTLRYIVHRLSETKEIRIQYVFFGNVSKDSKLIESDEGSLCWTNYNEISNINVSATTKEIAKHYEKTAKLSKNVYVGSMKSLNGDPVVTWGLLEDWEKPSLT, encoded by the coding sequence TTGAAACTACGGCAAATGGCAGTGGCTTTTCTAATCAATGAGGAGCAACAAGTGTTATTTCTTCAAAAAAAGCCAAAAGACACATTTCTAGCAGGCTTGTTAGTGCCAATTGGTGGCCATATTGAAGGAGAAGAAATATGTGATCCTAAATCTGCCTGTATAAGGGAGATAGCAGAAGAAACAGGTCTATCTAGTAGTTGCATAGATAACTTAACTTTGCGATACATTGTTCATCGATTGAGTGAAACTAAAGAAATAAGGATACAATATGTGTTTTTTGGGAATGTGTCTAAAGACTCTAAGTTAATCGAAAGCGATGAAGGGTCATTATGTTGGACAAATTATAATGAAATTTCTAACATTAATGTCTCAGCGACAACTAAAGAGATTGCTAAGCATTATGAAAAAACTGCAAAACTATCAAAGAACGTATATGTAGGTTCAATGAAATCATTAAATGGAGATCCTGTAGTCACATGGGGGTTGTTAGAAGATTGGGAAAAACCCTCGTTAACTTAA
- a CDS encoding VOC family protein, whose amino-acid sequence MIKGIGHTAYTVKNMEKSLHFYCDILGFQKLFELKNSDDEPWIVYLKIREGQFIELFYGGKKTNEVDGSTIGYAHLCLEVTDIHEIANYLKKNGLKLDVEPLQGLDLNFQCWVKDPDGNAIEFMQMNPDSPQMKN is encoded by the coding sequence TTGATTAAAGGGATAGGTCACACAGCTTATACTGTTAAGAATATGGAAAAATCGCTCCATTTTTACTGTGATATTTTGGGGTTTCAAAAGTTATTTGAATTAAAGAATAGTGATGATGAACCTTGGATTGTTTATTTAAAAATAAGGGAAGGGCAGTTTATTGAGTTATTTTATGGTGGTAAAAAAACGAATGAAGTAGATGGAAGTACAATTGGTTATGCTCATTTATGTTTAGAAGTTACTGACATCCATGAAATTGCAAATTATTTAAAGAAAAATGGCTTAAAATTAGATGTAGAGCCTTTGCAAGGGTTAGATTTGAACTTTCAATGTTGGGTTAAGGATCCCGATGGTAATGCAATTGAATTTATGCAAATGAACCCTGATTCGCCACAAATGAAGAATTAA
- a CDS encoding VOC family protein: MEYYPMPLFVKLSVKNMDDSLKWYNEVINFNSIFELPDKEGNTIMAHIRGEKYQDILLLKDNSQDKCSKQGIVVNLSVEDVHQFFERALAANTKVIEGPIDQPWNARELILKDPNDYTITLSMQINNDKSMDEITRGLSPQR; the protein is encoded by the coding sequence ATGGAATATTATCCAATGCCATTATTCGTCAAACTTTCAGTAAAAAACATGGATGATTCACTGAAATGGTACAACGAGGTTATCAACTTTAACTCAATATTCGAGCTACCAGATAAGGAGGGTAACACAATTATGGCTCATATTCGTGGTGAAAAGTATCAAGATATTTTGTTGCTGAAGGATAATAGCCAAGATAAGTGCAGTAAACAGGGGATCGTTGTAAACCTATCAGTAGAGGATGTTCATCAATTTTTCGAAAGAGCTTTAGCAGCGAATACTAAAGTAATTGAAGGTCCCATTGACCAACCATGGAATGCACGTGAACTCATTTTAAAAGATCCAAATGACTACACGATCACACTTTCTATGCAAATAAACAATGACAAATCAATGGATGAAATAACAAGGGGTCTGTCCCCTCAACGTTAA
- a CDS encoding YebC/PmpR family DNA-binding transcriptional regulator has product MGRKWNNIKEKKASKDANTSRIYAKFGREIYVAAKQGEPDPEANQTLKFVLERAKTYNVPKAIIERAIEKAKGGSDENYDELRYEGFGPNGSMVIVDALTNNVNRTASDVRAAFGKNGGNMGVSGSVAYMFDATAVIGLEGKTADEVLELLMEADLDVRDILEEDNAVIIYGEPDQFHTIQEACTNAGITEFSVAEITMLAQNEVELPQDAQVQFEKLIDVLEDLEDVQQVYHNVDIK; this is encoded by the coding sequence ATGGGTCGTAAGTGGAACAATATTAAAGAGAAAAAAGCATCAAAGGATGCGAATACGAGTCGTATCTATGCTAAGTTTGGTCGAGAAATTTATGTGGCTGCCAAGCAGGGTGAACCAGATCCTGAAGCAAACCAAACTTTAAAATTTGTTCTAGAACGTGCAAAAACTTACAATGTGCCGAAAGCCATTATTGAACGTGCCATTGAAAAAGCTAAAGGTGGTTCTGATGAAAACTATGATGAACTTCGTTATGAAGGATTCGGACCAAATGGATCTATGGTCATTGTAGATGCATTAACGAATAACGTAAACCGCACTGCATCAGATGTACGAGCTGCCTTCGGTAAAAATGGTGGTAATATGGGTGTCAGTGGGTCAGTTGCATATATGTTTGATGCAACAGCTGTTATTGGTTTAGAAGGTAAAACAGCTGATGAGGTACTCGAACTATTAATGGAAGCTGATTTAGATGTTCGTGACATATTAGAAGAAGATAACGCAGTTATCATTTATGGAGAACCTGATCAATTTCATACAATACAAGAAGCTTGTACAAATGCAGGTATCACTGAATTTTCAGTAGCTGAAATTACAATGCTTGCACAAAACGAGGTAGAACTTCCACAAGATGCACAGGTGCAATTCGAGAAGTTAATAGATGTATTAGAAGACTTAGAAGATGTTCAACAAGTTTATCACAACGTTGACATTAAATAA
- a CDS encoding HAD family hydrolase: protein MDSIIFDLDGTLWDSSREILTCWNDVLARYDEVNYSITVDDLTGTMGLQSKEIGEKLFPHLGASLQQRILADCCQVECNHLANHGGVLYDRVEEVLSELSQTYKLFIVSNCQDGYIEAFYKYHKLDKYFIDYENPGRSGLSKGENIKLVINRNQLVDPIYVGDTEGDRTAAKFAGIPFVFAKYGFGEVTQYDYSIDTFDAIKEL from the coding sequence ATGGATAGCATTATTTTTGATTTGGACGGTACACTTTGGGATTCTAGTCGTGAGATTTTAACTTGTTGGAATGATGTATTAGCCAGATATGATGAAGTTAATTACAGTATAACAGTAGACGATTTAACTGGCACGATGGGCTTGCAATCGAAGGAGATTGGGGAGAAGCTATTCCCTCATCTTGGGGCAAGTTTGCAACAACGAATATTAGCAGATTGCTGTCAAGTTGAATGTAACCACTTAGCAAATCACGGTGGGGTACTATATGACCGTGTGGAAGAAGTCCTCAGTGAGTTATCTCAAACTTACAAATTGTTTATCGTTAGTAATTGTCAAGACGGCTATATCGAAGCATTTTACAAATATCATAAGCTAGATAAGTATTTTATTGATTATGAGAATCCTGGAAGATCTGGGCTATCAAAAGGTGAAAATATCAAGCTGGTCATCAACAGAAATCAATTAGTAGACCCGATTTATGTAGGTGATACTGAAGGTGACCGAACAGCAGCAAAGTTTGCGGGAATACCGTTTGTATTTGCTAAGTATGGGTTTGGTGAAGTTACTCAATACGATTATAGTATCGATACATTTGATGCAATAAAGGAACTATGA
- a CDS encoding NUDIX hydrolase, translated as MNYIKDMRKLIGHQTLFTVGCGVIIEDGERILLQHRTDEDNWCIPGGVMEIGESFEQTAKRETFEETGLQVEKLDLFGIYSGEACFVKYPNGDEVYSVQLIFKTSCYKGELKQMDIESREHRFFLKEELPQNLNPRQKAFILDWAEKKQLPVIS; from the coding sequence ATGAATTATATTAAGGATATGAGAAAGCTCATCGGTCACCAAACTCTTTTTACCGTTGGCTGTGGAGTAATTATCGAAGATGGAGAAAGAATTTTATTACAGCATCGAACTGATGAGGATAATTGGTGTATCCCTGGTGGGGTTATGGAAATAGGAGAGTCATTTGAACAAACAGCTAAAAGAGAAACGTTTGAAGAAACCGGCTTACAAGTAGAGAAATTAGATTTATTCGGTATATATTCAGGTGAAGCATGTTTCGTTAAATATCCTAATGGTGATGAAGTTTATAGCGTGCAACTCATCTTTAAAACGAGCTGTTACAAAGGAGAATTAAAGCAAATGGATATTGAAAGTCGGGAGCATAGATTCTTTTTGAAAGAAGAGCTGCCCCAAAATTTAAATCCACGTCAAAAAGCTTTTATTCTCGATTGGGCGGAGAAAAAGCAGTTACCTGTTATTAGTTGA
- a CDS encoding NUDIX hydrolase — protein MGYIMDLRKLVGNCPLIMVGASVILLDKSNRVLLQLRKDNRRWGLPGGSSEMGETLEEVARRELFEETGLTANSLKLFNVFSGEEFYYKYPNGDEVYNVVSVFICTSFDGVCKKDVSEVADLQFFHLNELPEKINPPDYPIIKEYLQKRSSL, from the coding sequence ATGGGCTATATCATGGATTTGAGAAAGTTAGTAGGTAATTGTCCTCTGATTATGGTAGGTGCATCTGTCATTCTTTTAGATAAAAGTAATAGAGTATTATTACAATTGCGCAAAGATAATCGACGTTGGGGGTTGCCAGGAGGCTCTTCAGAGATGGGAGAAACGTTAGAAGAAGTGGCAAGGCGTGAACTGTTTGAAGAAACAGGGTTAACAGCAAATTCTCTTAAGCTATTTAATGTTTTTTCAGGTGAAGAATTTTATTATAAATATCCAAATGGTGACGAAGTATATAATGTAGTTTCAGTATTTATATGTACTTCATTTGATGGAGTGTGTAAGAAGGATGTAAGTGAAGTAGCTGATCTACAATTTTTTCATCTTAATGAACTCCCGGAAAAAATAAATCCACCTGATTATCCCATTATAAAGGAGTATTTGCAAAAAAGAAGCTCTTTATAA
- a CDS encoding 5'-3' exonuclease H3TH domain-containing protein: MENHSLLLIDGFNILSRCYFATSYGRDEDQLAKNSQGLYINALRVKFNKIFALIEDLRATHVAIVWDVKRDEVIRRDMFEDYKATRGELPDPLIQQFETSKIILDKIGISQISVDRYEADDVIGALATKWSREHQKQCYIYSNDRDLLQLLDQNISQVIAIKSKGDTIYRLQDFHNEYEISPSQWVDVKALLGDKSDNIPGVTGVGEKAALPLVKMYDGIDKLYEQIDDLDKSFNRYKKKLIAGKEMAFLSKKLAEIIVDIPQINEFEISELLLQLEEEIIHEEFEKYGLKAKVKR, from the coding sequence ATGGAAAACCATAGTTTACTTTTAATAGATGGATTCAATATATTAAGCAGGTGTTACTTTGCAACTTCCTATGGTAGGGATGAGGATCAGCTTGCAAAAAATAGCCAAGGATTATACATTAACGCGTTACGAGTCAAGTTTAATAAAATCTTTGCGTTAATTGAAGATCTACGAGCGACACATGTAGCAATCGTATGGGATGTAAAGCGTGATGAAGTCATTAGGCGTGACATGTTTGAAGATTATAAAGCGACGAGAGGCGAACTACCAGACCCTCTCATTCAGCAATTTGAAACGTCAAAAATAATACTTGATAAAATTGGGATTTCTCAAATTTCTGTAGATCGCTATGAAGCAGATGATGTAATAGGCGCTTTAGCAACAAAATGGAGTCGTGAGCATCAAAAGCAGTGCTATATATACAGTAATGATCGAGACTTATTACAATTATTAGATCAAAATATTTCGCAAGTTATTGCAATTAAATCTAAAGGTGATACCATTTACAGATTACAAGACTTTCATAATGAATACGAAATATCTCCAAGTCAATGGGTTGATGTGAAGGCACTATTAGGGGACAAAAGTGATAACATTCCCGGCGTCACTGGTGTTGGTGAAAAAGCAGCACTTCCTTTAGTGAAAATGTATGATGGCATAGATAAACTATATGAACAAATTGATGACTTAGATAAGTCCTTCAACCGATATAAGAAAAAATTAATTGCAGGCAAGGAAATGGCTTTTTTAAGTAAGAAGTTAGCTGAAATTATTGTCGATATACCACAAATCAATGAATTTGAGATTTCTGAACTTCTACTTCAATTAGAAGAAGAAATAATTCACGAAGAGTTTGAAAAATATGGATTGAAAGCAAAGGTTAAAAGATAA